Part of the Vulpes vulpes isolate BD-2025 chromosome 13, VulVul3, whole genome shotgun sequence genome, AAGGGCTTCccagtgggggttggggggggcagagCAGCTGTATGGGGGCTGGGAAGCCGCCCAATGGAGGCCAGGactatgggggtgggggggacacacaTGAGCTGCCTGACATGAAAGGATATAGTGATGTGAGCTTTTGTCTCAAAGGGTAGTCGGGAACAGGGCAGCACTGAGGatgccacctcccaccccccaacccaaTACAACAGGCAGGCAGTGCTTTTCTGGGAAGGGAGTCACCACCTCCAGCCCTTCTCTGGGGGACAGAGACAGGGGGGTAGTAACGGCTCAGAAACCAAGAGAAGGGATTCTTGCTCTGTGGTGGGAAGTGCCATCCTCGGGGCCTGGTTGCAGCTCACCGTTCTTCTCGTGGATCTGCACCAGGGACTTGTAGGACTGCTGTGCTCTCGTCAGGCTGTACTGGGACTGCGGCAGGAGGCGACCGTGAACACGGCGGGCTGcggccctcctgccccaccctccaCAGCTGCCAGCCAGAGACCTGGTGCCCCGGCACAGTGCCCTGCTGACCTGTGGTACCTTCtgcccacagccctgccccccaggcccgcTCGGCAGAGGCGCCAGAGGCCTCACCCTCTTGGGCTTTGACGCGAGCAGCCTCAGGGCCTGGCTCCTTACTTTGTTGGCTCCAAACTGCACTCGTGCCTTCCCCTTCACCAGCGTGGCGCTGATCTGCATGATCACAGACTCTATGGAGTAGGCGCTGCTCCAGCCCTGGAACAAGGAGGGATGGAGCAAAGAAGGGTTAGCTTTTCTTGTGCATGTTCCTGCCCAGAGTTATGCCTACCACCCAGGCTACAGGGGTGTATACGTATGCTGATgtcagccctgccctgcccaggccaGCCAGGAGGGACCGACAGGCTCACCTGCTTGGTGAGAAGTTCCATGCAGATGGCACCTCCGCCCAGAACATACCTGCAGAAGAAAGGTCAGTGAGGCAGCTATATATGTGGCCATATTCCACGCCTTCCTTACCTTCCGCCCCTGCTGAGCCACTCACCCTCCGGAAAGGACTGGAGACACAACCCTGACAAACGGCGGGTCAAAGGGGAAGTTATCCTGTGAAGGAAGACAAAGGTGATGTCAGAGGGGCCCGAGTCCACCCCCAGGACGGCCCTCCACCAGGCAAGGAAGTCACCTGGCTGACCAGGGAGCAGCCACAAAGAGAAATcttactttgaaagaaaaattaagtaggATGAAGTcagctccttccttctctttaagGATCTGGAGATCGTTGTGCAAAGCGCTGTCTTGGTCGACTCTGTGAAGCCAGAAGGGTGAGCTCAGAGCCCAGGTCCCAGCCCAGGAGCCCAGAGACAGCTCCAGCTCCCCCAGGCTGGCCACAGGGGCACAAGCCCGTCCACACACGCTGCTCCCCACTTACTACCCAGTCAACACTCACTTGAGGAGTTTGACGTTCCAATCATACAGGCTGTCATTCACAAGTTCGACTGCATAGTTTCCTGAAGAAAGGAAGACAACATGGGCCGTCGGGAAGGTCCAGGGTACAAGCGGCCTATGAGCCCACCCCCCAGGCTGACAGAACAGAGACAAAGACTCCAAGTCTAGGCCACATGGACACACAAACCCAACCTAAACCACTGCTGGGGCACTGCATTCCTGGCCTGAAGGGTGCACGCACATTCACGTGTCCCAGGACTTCTCGAGGCCCCAGTGCAACCCACACTCACCGCCTTTGAAACTCTGTGACCGGTATATATCCCTGAGCTCCTTCATCAGCCGGTCAGTGGCCTGCACCGAGCCAGACACCGCACCCTGCATGGGAGAGGTACCAGGCTAGGCTCAGACACACCacagcctccctgcccccagggaggccTCTGTTTCCCAGTTGGATGTCCCAGGACCCCCCACCTGCAGCCGCACCCACCAGCCCCCGGGCCCAGTTTTCCTGGGAAGGCACCTACGTTTAAGTAATCTTGCCTCTGATTCTTCTTAATCTTCTCTAGTATAGCCAAATTTTCCTTTCCAATGCCGTCATCTTCAGATTTCTTGCCCTCAGCTGgctcctcctctttcatttcataGTGATCTAGGTCTTCCGTGTCCTGGGGCAGGGGCACGGGgcaggacaggagaggagagaacCAGCAGAGGTTGTGCAGGGAGCCACAGGCCGTCCCCGTTCTGTCCGTGATCTAAGGACGAGGCCAATCTCCTCCCCATCAGTCTCAGGCAGCAGAACTACCCACGGACCCAGGGAAGGCAAACAGGACTCAGCCATCTTGTTCCCTAGAACTCCACTCCAGCCACCCCTGAAACTCTCCCTTGGCAGGGATGGTTCCTCGAGTAACTGTGGCTGACACTGTGACTCAAAGCTCACGTCTCACCAGGTCACTACAGTGCCCGAGTTCTGAAGACTCGGGGTCAGAAGTGTCCTGCCCGCCCCGTCAGCATAGGGCTTGGATCAAGCGCACGGAGGCCCCTGCTGCAGACAGTGGAACAAGGGAGGTGGCAGAAGTCAGGAAGGAATGAGCCCCTTGTTCACCCTGCTGCAGGTGGGTCAGCAGTTGGTTCACTCCATGTGGGGTGGTGCACAGGCCGCCTGCCTCACAAAAGCAGCGAACCCAAGGCCATAGCAGCATGCGGTTAATACTAATGCCCTGGCTGTCACCCCAGCTCATGACATCCTCGGGATACCCGTCACGTGCCAGGTGCTGTACTAGGTGCTGCACTCTGGCTCATCCACTTCTTACAATCACCACGCCACTATCTGGCTGTTCGTCCCACCGCCCTGACCAGGCGGCTAAGGTCAGTGAGCGTTACCACCATGCCCACAGTGACACCACCCTCAACAGAGCTACAAGGTGAATCCCATTCCACATGGCCCAAGTTCTTGACCGTTATGTGACATTCTGTGAAAGCATCTGTTTCCAGAGACCAGATCATGAAGATTCAGCACTTATCACCCACTGTGCGGCGCATTCTGCGCTTAACACCTATCTTTGCCTTCCCGACAACCACACGTGGTCGTCACAAATCCTATCCTACAGGAAAAGCACAGCTTAGGGAGATCGGGTAAAGCCCCCCATTAAACTCGGGATGCAGGACTCCAAGACTCCTGGAGCCATAAAGACACAGGTAGGGGTGTCTGTCTCCTACGCCCTGGCTGCTCTTCCAAGTCAATAAATCTGGCCTTAATCCTTTCTCTGCCCGGTCTAGACCGCAGGGCTACATACAGGGAGCACTCAGTGGTGCTGACAGAAAAAGTCACCCGCCAATGCTGCCCAGGGGGTCCACCCTACCTCGGGCATCTCCTCGTCTTCATCTTCTGACGACACATCCTCCTGTGTGCACTGtgacagggtgggggggggggggtggggaggggggaggcagagatcAGAGCCCCAGTGGCTTCTCAGCAGGCAGCTTCCAACCTCTGCCCCGGAGCCCTGGGTCTGGGGGTGGTGTGACTGCCCTCAAGTGCCCAGCCTCTCTCAGGCTAGGTGGGAGTGGAAGCCACTGCCCAGGAAGTGACTCCACGGGCAGCCCAGCCCATCCTTCTCTTCCCACCACGAGCTAAAGATTAAGAGATGCACAGTGGCTGTGTTACCTACCTCCTACCACCTGGGCTGATTCTCCCAAGAACCCCTCTTCTACACAGGTGCCTCTAG contains:
- the UBE2Q1 gene encoding ubiquitin-conjugating enzyme E2 Q1, which translates into the protein MQQPQPQGQQQPGPGQQLGGQGAAPGAGGGPGGGPGPGPCLRRELKLLESIFHRGHERFRIASACLDELSCEFLLAGAGGAGAGAAPGPHLPPRGPVPGDPVRIHCNITESYPAVPPIWSVESDDPNLAAVLERLVDIKKGNTLLLQHLKRIISDLCKLYNLPQHPDVEMLDQPLPAEQCTQEDVSSEDEDEEMPEDTEDLDHYEMKEEEPAEGKKSEDDGIGKENLAILEKIKKNQRQDYLNGAVSGSVQATDRLMKELRDIYRSQSFKGGNYAVELVNDSLYDWNVKLLKVDQDSALHNDLQILKEKEGADFILLNFSFKDNFPFDPPFVRVVSPVLSGGYVLGGGAICMELLTKQGWSSAYSIESVIMQISATLVKGKARVQFGANKSQYSLTRAQQSYKSLVQIHEKNGWYTPPKEDG